Below is a window of Myxococcales bacterium DNA.
GGTGCAAGGGAAGCGCTACCTGATCGGCAACAACCGCGGTGGGGTGAACGGGTGGATTGGGCGGCAGGGAATATTTGGGCTGCTGGTCCGGTAGCCGGGCGACGACGGGGGCACGGCTGGGAGCCAGGGCGCCGTCGTCCTATATGTCGGGGATGAGTTTGGTCGAAGGCGTTTCGCGCTCGCGGGCGGGCTGGTTCTTGCGGTTCGTGTACTGGGTCGCCTCGATCAAAGTTCGGGCGCGCACCGGACAGGCCAAGGTCGTCGGTCCACTGAAGGTCTTCGCACACCACACGCCGCTCCTGCTCGGCTACGGCGCCTTCGAGTCGGGCCTCGAGCGCTCCAATCGATTGCCCGCCCGATTGAAGACCTTGGCCAGCATTCGTGCCGCGACGCTGGTCGGGTGTGCATTCTGAATGGACATCGGCTCTGCCGTGGGCAGGGCACAGGGTGTCAGCGAGACCCAGCTGCTCGAGCTGGCGAACTACCGAGACAGCGATGCCTTCGATGAAACCGAACGCATGGTGCTGGAACTCGCGACCCACATGAGCGGCGCGCCCGTCAGCGTCCCGACAGCGCTTCGAGAATCCCTGCGTAAGCGCTTCGATGACGCCGAGCTCGTGGAGCTTGCGGGCTCGATTGCCTGGGAGAACTTCCGCGCACGCTTCAATCGAGCGCTGGGCATCGCCGCGGATGGATTCTGCGAGGGTGCGTTCTGCGCACTCCCCGCCAAGGCAGCCGCGCTGAACGACGAAGCAGGTTGACCGTGTACGCATCGGGCGCGCGCGCTGCGACCCCCCGCACACCTCGGCGCTCGCGCACAAGAGTTCCGCCGAATCCCCGCGTGATTTGACCCGAGTTCACTTCATCGCTACCACTCGTTCAATGCCCGGCTCCCGTCGCGCCGCCGGTTCGGTCGCCATCACTCTCCTGTTGTCGTTCGCCGCGACGGTGCACGCACAAGATGTGGTCCCGAATCCAGCCGGGGCGGGCGCACGTGCGCCTGCGAGCGCAGGCAAGGCGGACCCCGCGAAGCCGAGCGCGCCGAAGGTCGTGCAGCCGAAGCCGGCAGCACCCGCGCCGGGCGCCAAACCCGTGGCACCGAGCGCAAACCCTCCGCCCACGGCGAGCGCGCCGCCGCCTTCCGCCGCCTCACCTCCCGCGGCGCCGCCCACGACCCCGCAACTGCCGCCTCCACCAAAGGCCGCCCCGCTTGCGGCGCCGGCGAAGGGTGCCAGCGCCAAACCGCGCAAACCGAGCCCGACACCGAGCAAGAAGAAGGGGCGTGCACCGCGACGTCCGGCCGCTAGTTTGCCCACGGGCGCCACTCGCCCGCCGCCGCCGAACGAGAGTGCGCGGCGGCGTATCGCGGCGTCGAACACTCCGGCGGCGAGCAAGAAAGATCCCGAGCTCGAGGCGCTGCGTGCCGCCGACCGGGTGCTATTTCCCAAACCGCTGCCGGGATCCACCCCAGGCTTCAGCTGGGATCTTCCGAAACCCTCCGCCAAGTCCGGGCCCGAGGTTGTTGCTTCGGGCATGCCGCCGGGGCGCGCTGGGGATCCCGGGCTGGACGACAGCGGGGATGGTTCGAGTGACGCGGAGTGGATCCGCTCGCTGACCATGCCCGATCTGCCCGTGCGGCTCGAATCGCGCGTCGTGCGTTACCTCAAGTTCTATCGCGACAACCCCCAGGGCAAGGCGATCGCCCGGGTGTGGGCGAGAAAGAGCGGTCGCTACGTTGGCGCGCTCAAGTCCGAGCTCACCCGTGCGGGGCTGCCGTCGGATCTCGTCTGGCTCAGCCTGATCGAGAGCGGTCACAACCCGACCATCGTGTCGCCCGCTGGCGCCGGGGGTCTCTGGCAGTTCATGCCGGATGCTGGGCGTCTCTACGGCTTGACCGTCGATCGCTGGGTTGACGAGCGTTACGATCCCAAACGCGCGACCGACGCCGCCGTCATGTACCTGGGTGATCTGTACCGGCGCTTCGGCAACTGGGAGCTGGCGATGGCCGCGTACAACATGGGCTACGCGGGGCTGTCGCGGGCGATTCGAAAGTTCAACACCAACGACTACTGGGAGCTCTGCCGCTACGAGGCGGGGATCCCCTGGGAGACCACGCTCTACGTGCCGAAGATCTTCGCCGTTGCGCTGGTGATGGCGAACAAGAAGGCGTTTGGTCTCGCCGACATCACGCCGGATGTGGCCGAGAATTTCGACGGTGTGATCGCCCAGGCGGGTACTCCGCTCGACCGCGTTGCCGCTGCGGCGGGTGTCCCCGTCGCGACGATCGAAGGGCTGAATCCTCAATTTTTGCTGGGACGGGTGCCGCCGTCGCGGTCCAAGTCCGCGGCCGTGTTCCGGGTACGGGTGCCGAGCGACAGAGCGCAGCAGGCCAACGCAGCCCTGGCAAAACTCGGTGATCCAGAGCCCGAGCTCGAGCCCTACGTCGTGCGAATGGGGGACGACTCGAAGGCCGTCATCGACGCTCGCAGTGCAGACCGCACTCAGGTGCTGCGAGTGAACAAACTTCGCGACGACGAGGCGCTGGCGCCGGGGACGGTGCTCCTCTTGCCGAAGAGGGCCGCTCGCACCGTGGCGGCTGCGGCAGCGAGCGCCGACGAAGTCGTGGTCGTCTCACCGCGCGAGTTCCGCTACTCGGACCGGACCCGGGTCTTCTACCGCGTGCAGGGCGGCGACAACCTCGCGCGGATCGCCAAGGGATTCGCCGTCGCTGAGGGCGAGGTGCTCGCGTGGAACGCCATCGATCCCGGCGCGCGATTGGTCTCAGGCATGACACTGGCCATCTGGGTGAAGCCCGGAGTCAATCTGACCGAAGTGCGCGCCCTCGGTGAGCGCGACGTTCGGGTCTTGGTCGCAGGAACACCCGAGTTCTTCGACTACTTCGAGGGACAGAACGGCAGGAAGCGCATCACCGTCGAGGCTCGGACCGGCGATACGCTGGCGGCGCTCGGTCGGCGCTACGGAATGAGCGTCGGCTGGATGGAGCGCATCAACCGCCGCTCCCGGCGCAAGGCCCTGGAGTCCGGAGACAAACTCGTCGTCTACGTGCCCATCGGCAGCGCTCACGGCAAGGCGCCGGCTGCCGCCCCGGCGGAGCCGGAGCCGTTGCCCGAGCTCGAGCCCAAAGACTCGGACTCTGCTCCGGCGACTGAGCCCGCCGCCGACGCAGCGCCCGCCGAAGCTGAGCCGGCCGCAGGCGGCTGAGCCAAAATTGCCGCGCCTGGAGAGCGCCGCGCCCTGCGCTCGTTCGAGCGAGCTTCTGCCGACGGTTTTCCGTAAGCTGGCGCGGTGAGACGCTGGGCGGCGGCGATGACCATTGCGGTCGCGGTTGGGTTCCGCCCCACCACCGCGGCTGCCATCAGCGGCAGCACCGACATGGGGGGGATCGCGCTGATCTTGCTGACCGTGTACGCCATCGTCTGGGTGGGCGCGGTCGGATTTCAGATCGGGCTCGGCCTATCGCTGCTCGATACTCGCGGCCAGCGCTGGCTCTGGGTGTGCCTCGCGCTCAGTCCGCTCGCCGTCTGGCTCGTCGGAATGTTGCCGTGGGTCGATCGATATTCGGGGTTCGTGACACTGGCTCCGCTCCCCCTCGCGTTATGGCTGGTGAAGCGCCCACGGGCTGCACTGGTGATGCTGCTCGTGTTGGTCGCGGTAAGTGCCGCAGTGTTCTTCTCGCTGCGCTTTGCGGTCGAACACCAGGTGATCTGGCCGGTGGCTACAGGGCAGGCGGTGCTGAGTCTGCCGCTCGCGTTTGCGCTGCTGCGCCGGGCGCGGCAGCGCACAGCCTTGCTGTTGCCCCCGGCGTGGTTTGCTCTCGCCTTCGCGCTGGTCAAGCTTGCCATCTGGCTGGCTTGAGTGAGCGGCTCGCGGCGGCCCCGCTTGCGGCGGGGGATCCCCCGCACGTGGCCGGGTGATCCCTGCCATCCACCGCTTCCATCCTAGAAAAACTCCGCACTTATACGCTGGCACGCAGCGTGAAGAGGGGACGCGTCGGAGGTATCGAAACATGGCTCTCATCAGGAATATCGTCGTGGCAATTGCTGGGGTGGCGGCTTCCGCAGGCGCCGGAGGCGCTTACTTCGTCAGCACCAGCCGAGCGACGGCGCCAAGCGCGGAACCGGCTCACGCGAGTGTCGTCTTGGAGACCCAGGAGGCTCCGCCCGCTGCCGGCGCAAGCGTGCAGGTCGACAACGCCGGCAAGGCGAAGCGGGTGGAGGTCCGGCGCTCCGGGAACGGAACGCGGGTGCAGGTCGACAACGGGGACAAGTCCGAGCGCGTCGAGGTCGAGCGCTCCCCTGCGAAAGGCGAGCAGGTCCGCACCGGCAACGTGCGGGTCGAGCGCAAGGGAGGCGGGCTGAACGTGAAGGTCGGGGATCTCAGCGTGGACACGCAGGGAGTGGGCGCGGACTGACTCGCCCGGCGATCTCGTGCCCCGGGGAAGCCCGCCCTGGGGACGGGCGTAGGAGGGCAGCGGGAGCCCTCATGCAAACCGCTCGCCGACGCTCGTTTCCACTGCTGCTCGTGCTGCTGTTCGCGCTCCTGGCCTGCAAGGGCAAGCCGGAGACCCTCGCGAAACCCGGCGACCTCGTGACCTTCGACGACAGCCAGTGGGTGGTGGTCGGAGCGAGCGTGATCGGGAAACAAGTCCAAGGGCTGACTGGAGACAAGAAGACCAGCGGGAAATTCTTGAAGGTGGATTTCAAGGTCACCAACACCTCGAAAGAGTCCGAGACCATCCTCGATCATCCGAAGGTCTTCGACGACCAGGCGCGGGAGTTCAAACCCCTCGACGATCAGGCGATGTTCATTCACGAACCGGAGCAGTCACTCACGCTCGAGAGCCTGCCGCCGTCCATGTTGAAACGCTTCACTGCGCTGTACGAGCTGCCCGCCGACGCCAAGGGGCTGTCCTTCGAGGCTCGTGCGCTCAGCGCGTTCGGGGCGCGGCGCCGTGTCAGCTTGGGGCTCTGAGCGGACCGAGCGCGCGGAGCCGGCTATTTCTTCTTGCCGCCCTTGCCGGGCTTCTTGCCGCCCTTCTTGTTCTCTTTTTCGAAGGCCTTCTCGAACTCGTCGTCCGCCTGCTTGTCGGCTTCGGGGTCGGGCTTTTTCTTCGGCTCGGCCGTCTCGGCAGGTTCCGCTTCGGCCTTGGGGGTGAGCTTCGGTTTCGCCTTCGGTTCGTCCGGCTCGTCGTCGGGGTTGGCCCGCGCTTTGGTTGGAGGCTCAGCGGGCGAATCGAACTGATACACCAGCCCGACGCCGAACACGTTGGCGCTCGCGGTGTACTTGCCGGCGTTCACGTAGTTGGGGTTCGCCGCGGGATTGGCCAGCACCGGGTTCAGCTGCTTGATGCGCTGCTCGTTCACACCCACCTCGACCGGGGTGCCGACGACCCGAGCGTACACCCCGTCGAAGCGCCACTTGCCGAGGTACAGGCTGCCGCCGAACGAGAACGTGACCTTGTCCAGATCGATGGTCGACGCCGACAGGTACTCCCGCGGGATGGCGCTCTTCTCGTACATCGCGCCGCTGCGCAGGCCGAGCGCGTAGCTCGACACCGGGAACTTGTACTCGGCGCCGACCCGCACCGAGTACGTGTCCTGAAATCCGCGCTCGATGCTCAGCGGTGGGATCTTGTAGACCGGCGGGAAACCGGCAACGTTCTCCAGCGCGATGCCTTCGGATCTGACGTCGATCGTGTCGTGCATCGACCAGGCCTCGTAGGCCACGCCGCCCTCGATGCGGAGCGCGTCCACGGGGCGATACTCGATGCCGAAGCGTGCGACCCAGGGCAGGTTGAACTTCACGTTCACCTCGTCCCCGGCGACGCTCGCGCCGTCGAACACGGCCGCGCTCGGCAGCCGCACACTCTGGGTGCCCGGAGAGTTGATCCAGATCGGCAAGTGGAACGAGGCACCGATGCGCAGCGAGTCGCTGGGCAGGAAGATCGCGCCCAAGATCCCGGTCGGCGCCACGATGGGGCCGACGCGCAGCTGACCGTAGGCGTCGTACTCCGGCTGCTCCGGCGCACAGATGAAACGCTCGGGCACACACGCGCTGAAGAAGACGGAGGTCTGGAAATATCCGGCCAACACCTCGACGCCCGCGCCGAGCGCGAGCTGTTTCGACGGCCGATAGGAGGCGTAGCCCCCGATGACCGCCAGGGCCGAACCGTCGAGGGAGATCAGCGAATAACGCTGCGGTGCCGCCTGGCCCTTCACCTTCTCCGGAAAGCTCGTGATCGCCGAGTACGGGGCGTGGACCCCGATGGCGAAGTTCATCTTCTGCTGGCCGAACGGGTTCGAGTAGACCGCGGTCGGGATCGGCAAGATGGGCGTGCGGCCTTCGACCTTCGGATAGGTGAACTGCCAGGTCTGGCCTGTGGGCAGTCCCGTGTTGGGATCGACCTGACGCACCAGCTGTTTGCGCTGGTACGTGCTCGTGTAGTTCATCCAGGCGAAGTCGCCGAGGTAGGCGTGCCCTGCGAAGGCCAGCCCTGCGGGGTTGTAGGCGATGGCGCCGCCGTCGTCCGCGCCGGCCACGAAGGCCCCGGCGCGACCGAGGGGGCGCACGCCGCGATCCCCGAAGTAGAGCCCTGCTGCGCGCGCGTCCCGGGCCAGGCACGCCAGGCCGAGCGCGAGCACGACTCCCCCGATCTTCCCGCTTCGTCGCACTCTGGTCACCGGCAGCTCACGAGCCCGCCATTCTTGCACCTTCACTCCAGAAAATCCGCTGCTTTTCCTGGGCCGCTCAATCCCCATTGCGGTGCCGCATGATCTCGTACAGCTGCTCCATGCCGCGGGTCTTGTCGGTCATGAAGTCGCGCATCGTGGCGAAGACCATCTGCAGGTCGTCGGGCGACAGTGGCTCCTCGCGCGGGGCCCGCGCGTCGATGCGGTTCACCTCCGCAAAGGTGTCGAGGAAGATCTCGAGCGGTGTCGGGCTGTCCGGGTTCGCCCCGTCGATGGGCGCGACCAGGTTGGCGAGGATGCGATCCTGGTAACGGTAGGGGTCGTAGGGGTTTGGCTGCCCGCCCGGTTCGGAGGTGAGGGCGTCGAGCAGCTCGACCACGCGGTCCGCGGTGCCAGGTGTGGGTTTGCCGTCGGCGCTCGCCTCTTCCGGCGCCGCAGCGGTGGCGACGGCGTTGTAGATGGCGGGCATGTTCATGTCGTCACTCATGATCTGCATCATGTCCGCGGAGCTCGCGAGCATGCTGATCATGGCGTCGTTGCCGCTGGCGGACTGCACCAAGTAACGCAGGTGTTTCTCCAGGGCGCGCCGCGCCTCTTCGTCCTCGTTGATCAGGTCCAGCAAGAACATGCTGGTCCCGAACAGCGGCCCGCTCATGCTCTCGTTGGCCTTCTGGGCGAGCTCCGCCGTCGCCCACTGGCAGGCCACCGGGCTGGTCTCGCGATCGGGGCAGTTGGCGTTGATCTGCTCGCGCAAAACGTCGAGCAAGATGGGCACACTCTTCACGAAACCCTGGTTCCGGAACTGCGCGCTCGCGCCGTCACCGTCCACGGTCAGGAACTGATCCACGAGCTTGCTGCGGGCGCGCTTCCAGCGAGTGAAACGCGAGCTGCCCGGCACCAAGCGCGCGTCGATCTTCGCCATGGCGTCGGCGAACAGATCGAACAGCGTCAGCTGCGGCTTGACGATCTGGCCGTTGGCCCATTTCCCGACCTTGTTGTTGAAACGGTCGACCATGCCGACGCTGGTCGCGTAGTCCGGGTCCATCATCGCGACGGTCATCTCGTGCAGGATGTCGAGGCCGCTCTTCTTGACCCCGCCGTTACGGTCGTCGGTGACGAAGTTCGGGTCGTCCAGCACCTTGACCAGCTCACCCAAGGCAGGGAGCAGATCGCCCGCAAAGGCCTCGGCCATGATCGGCTCGTAGCTCAGGGCTCCGCTGCCGTTGCAGTACTTGGCGTTGTACGCCGCGTTCACCTTGTGAGAGCTGGCGTCGGAGTCGGACAGGTACTTCTGCCAGGGACGGTCGGCAAAGTTGCCGGTGCTGTTGCACTCCGGCCCATGCGCGGCGGACGGCCAGTGGCGGTACAGGGTCTCGACGCTGTCGAGGAACACCTGGCCCGCGCCGTGATCGTCGAAGGCCTTCAAGAGCGGCCGCATGCTCTTGTAGAACTCGTACTTCTCCCACAGGAAGATCGTGCCCTTGCCGCGCAGTCGCAGGAGGTCGTTCACGTCACCGCCGGACTGCGAGCAGTCGGAGAGCCAGAGCTGACTGGGCTCACTGGCGGTCGCGCCGGGCACGTTGACCAATCGCTCCGGGCAGACCGAGGTGCTGACGGCGTCGATCAGCAGCGAGACGAACTCGTTGGTCTTGCCGTTCTTGCCGTTCCAGTTCTTGTCTCGGTCCGGC
It encodes the following:
- a CDS encoding transglycosylase SLT domain-containing protein codes for the protein MPGSRRAAGSVAITLLLSFAATVHAQDVVPNPAGAGARAPASAGKADPAKPSAPKVVQPKPAAPAPGAKPVAPSANPPPTASAPPPSAASPPAAPPTTPQLPPPPKAAPLAAPAKGASAKPRKPSPTPSKKKGRAPRRPAASLPTGATRPPPPNESARRRIAASNTPAASKKDPELEALRAADRVLFPKPLPGSTPGFSWDLPKPSAKSGPEVVASGMPPGRAGDPGLDDSGDGSSDAEWIRSLTMPDLPVRLESRVVRYLKFYRDNPQGKAIARVWARKSGRYVGALKSELTRAGLPSDLVWLSLIESGHNPTIVSPAGAGGLWQFMPDAGRLYGLTVDRWVDERYDPKRATDAAVMYLGDLYRRFGNWELAMAAYNMGYAGLSRAIRKFNTNDYWELCRYEAGIPWETTLYVPKIFAVALVMANKKAFGLADITPDVAENFDGVIAQAGTPLDRVAAAAGVPVATIEGLNPQFLLGRVPPSRSKSAAVFRVRVPSDRAQQANAALAKLGDPEPELEPYVVRMGDDSKAVIDARSADRTQVLRVNKLRDDEALAPGTVLLLPKRAARTVAAAAASADEVVVVSPREFRYSDRTRVFYRVQGGDNLARIAKGFAVAEGEVLAWNAIDPGARLVSGMTLAIWVKPGVNLTEVRALGERDVRVLVAGTPEFFDYFEGQNGRKRITVEARTGDTLAALGRRYGMSVGWMERINRRSRRKALESGDKLVVYVPIGSAHGKAPAAAPAEPEPLPELEPKDSDSAPATEPAADAAPAEAEPAAGG
- a CDS encoding outer membrane protein transport protein, with amino-acid sequence MTRVRRSGKIGGVVLALGLACLARDARAAGLYFGDRGVRPLGRAGAFVAGADDGGAIAYNPAGLAFAGHAYLGDFAWMNYTSTYQRKQLVRQVDPNTGLPTGQTWQFTYPKVEGRTPILPIPTAVYSNPFGQQKMNFAIGVHAPYSAITSFPEKVKGQAAPQRYSLISLDGSALAVIGGYASYRPSKQLALGAGVEVLAGYFQTSVFFSACVPERFICAPEQPEYDAYGQLRVGPIVAPTGILGAIFLPSDSLRIGASFHLPIWINSPGTQSVRLPSAAVFDGASVAGDEVNVKFNLPWVARFGIEYRPVDALRIEGGVAYEAWSMHDTIDVRSEGIALENVAGFPPVYKIPPLSIERGFQDTYSVRVGAEYKFPVSSYALGLRSGAMYEKSAIPREYLSASTIDLDKVTFSFGGSLYLGKWRFDGVYARVVGTPVEVGVNEQRIKQLNPVLANPAANPNYVNAGKYTASANVFGVGLVYQFDSPAEPPTKARANPDDEPDEPKAKPKLTPKAEAEPAETAEPKKKPDPEADKQADDEFEKAFEKENKKGGKKPGKGGKKK